The following nucleotide sequence is from Acetivibrio cellulolyticus CD2.
GACGCCAAAAGAGTGAGCATCAATTCGCCCTCTTCGCTGACTGAATTGATATTCTGTTCTTCAAAAAAGATGTTGATGCCGAGTTCCTTGAGCTCCCGCACCGTGCCGAGCAGCGTAACCGTATTTCTCGCAAAGCGGGAAATTGACTTCGTGACTACCATATCGATAAGTCCCGAACGGCAATCAGAGAGCAACTTTTGAAATTGCTCTCTGTCTTCCTTCGTTCCCGTTTTCGCCTCGTCTGCATACACTCCGACAAATTCCCATTCGGGATTGCGGATGATATATTTGCGGTAATAGTCAATCTGCGCTGCCAGAGAGTGAAGCATGGTATCCTTATCACAGGGAACCCGTGCATATGCCGCTACACGCTGCTTTACGGCAAAGGCTGTGCGAGTTGGCGTAATGTCAATAATCTGCTTTTCCATAGCTGAGTCCTCCTTTGGGTAGTAGCCATATTACCGTCATTCTCTCTTATTATCCAGTGATATTTGATAACTTTTCTCTACAAAAATCGGAGAATATTTCGCCCTCATAATTGTATCAATTACCCGGTAATCGTCCCCGGAAAGGATGCCGTTTTCAAGCATAGCTTTGAAAGGAGAGAGGCTTGCGTGGTACAGCATTTCCTTATAAAACAGTTCCTTTTTCATAGCGCGCCGCCTCCGAATCTTGCCCCTGCGTAGCACTTGTGGGAGCAGTATTTTCTTGGCTCTTTTCCATAGGCGGTGAAGATCTTGCCGCAGTTCTCGCATACTACGGCATGGCACGATTTTGAGTCCGTGTTCTTTGAACACGGATGTTCTGTCCACCATTTGACCCGGCATTCATCTGAGCAGAATTTCCGCCTTTTCACCTTATCCGTCTGGATGAGCGTTTTACCGCACTGGCGGCAGTGATTCTCATCATGAACAACGGGCTCCACGACCGTTATGTTTTTTCTACGACAGAAGGACTGCACTGTCCCCAGGGGCAAATCGAGTACCTGGGATATCTTCTTATATCCAATGCCCGCGCCTCGCATTTCTTTTATGGATTGTTTTTGGTTATCGGTCATGTTCCGTCCTCCGTTCTGAGGGACAATCCCTCCACCTCGTACAGGACAGGCGGGGCGTAAAACCGTACCAAAAACAGAAAAAGACCCGTGGAAATGAAAATAAATCATCTCCACGGGTCTGAATAATAACTGTAGGTCAATAACTTGACCGCTGGTTTATGGACTTCCTATTAGCAACGGTGTATCCTTTATTCGCTGTACTTTACAAAAGCATCAGTAAAGCCAGCCGCCTTAATCTTAGCAAGCATGGCGTCTGCGTTTAACTTAACAGAATACGCACCGACCTGCACACGGTAATATTTTTTTGGTGTGGTCGGTGTGACGGGGGCGGGTGCTTCCGTTGCCGCCAGTCCAACCTTTACAGCAGCACGGAAGGTATCCATCGACTTTCCATGTTTCGGAAACCAGTGCATGACGTCGCCGTGGTTGCTGGCGATGCCCAGCTTGCAACCCTCACTGTGGCAAATGATGTCCTTCTCCGTCAGTCCGTACTGCTTGCAGAGATAGACGCAAAGCTCCACAGCTTCCTTATAAACGGCAGAAAAATACGAGACATCGGTCAGCCCGTCCTCGCAGATTTCAAAGCCGATATGTGTATCGTTCGCAGAACCCCCGGCGTGCCAGCCACGATGATTCCAAGGAAGCGTCTGATAAGTGGCAATACTGCCGTCAGCCAGCTTACCGATGAAGCCGTGGACACAGACCTGCCGTCCGTCTGGCTTGTCCTGATTCCAGTAGTTGTTGTACTGGTTCTTACCGAGCAATCCGTCGTCAGGTCCGACATAGCGTTTCAGGTTGGGGTTGTTAGCCCCGGTAGAATGCACCATGATGCCTTTTGGTGTGATGGTTCTGCCTACCTTGTAACAGGCGTTGTTTATAAAGATGAGCTTGCGTAGGTTCATTTTTTATCCTCCGTTCTGTTGTGAAGCTGTTCCAAAATGTCTTTTAGCTTTTGCGGTACGGGCAGGCCGATGTGCGCGGCGTTTTCGAGTATAGAAACACCCTCGTTCGAAAGATAGAAAAAGATGACCGCTGTCCGTATAACTGAGCCGTCACCGATAACGCTTTTGTCTATGATGTGTCCGATTGCCACCAGTGAGAAGATAAGCACTTTTTTGAAAATGCCACGAAAGCCGACCTCGCTGGAGAGCTTTTTATCAAGCACCGCACACATCAGTCCGGTGATGTAGTCGATGACTACAAATGCAAGCAGTGCATACAAAAAGCCATCCCACCCTCCCAGAAAGTAACCAAGCCACCCTCCGGCGGCGGCGATTGCCACCTGAATCCAGTTCCAGATTTCTTTCATTTAAATTACCTCTTTTCTTGTTGTTGAATATGAAAACAGCACCCCGAGCCGGAGTGCTGCCATCAGAAAATATAATTAGGAGATTACCACATTGCTTCGTGTGGATTTGCCTCCGATTTGAGAAACATAGTCCTTGAGAAGCGCCTTGCCTTTTCTGCCGGAACTGTCAACGGTGAACTCGGTGATAAAGCCGCCTTTTCCGAACTTGTGGCGCACGCTTGTAACAGTGCCGGTTTTACTATGCTTACCGTTTGTTTCAACAAGCTCTATTTCATCTCCGATAATCAGCTGCGGCATGAAAATCCCGGCAAAACTCTCAATTCTTCCGCTGATGGCAATCAGCTTCGCCAGTTCATCTGCATATGCCGCAAGCTCGGCGCTGCCCGTTCCGTTAGGCACGGTTACATACATCGTCTTGTGCTGCGGAGAAACCCACCACCTGTGCGGCGGAAGCGTAACATAAACCGTCACAGCAGGCTCTTTGCAGGAAACACACAGCTTGGCGCAGGTGTTTTCATCCGAATATTCCACATCGTAGCTGAAGCAGGTCTTGTCGCGTTCGAACACATAAACCGATGGCTGTTCAAAACGGCTGTCACTGACGGGAGCGATACCGACTGTTCCATCAGTATTCTCACGAAACTGCCAGCCCGGAAGTAGAGAAATAACCTCGTCAATTCCGGACTGCAGAGTGGTATCCGGCTCAAAGGACAGTTTCCAGGCCTTTTGCGGATCGCCGACAAAGTAGCTTTCAATTCCTGAAATCAGCAATATCGCTTCGAGGTTTTCCTTCAGCGTTGTGTTCAAGAAGCTGTTGTTATCATCAAATGTCTGTTCCTTCAGCAGCTTTCCGATACCGTTCCGCGCTGTAACAGAGATGCTTTCCTCCGGGTATGACGTGCTGACCCGGTCAATATAGAACTGACCGAGCGGGAGCCAGGCGCTGCCGCCCATCGTAAAGCTGATTTCCAGCATCGTATTGGGTGAGATAACTGAGCGGTATCTACCGACAAGCTCACCGCCGATATTCATGAAAGAAATACTCAGCTGCGACACCGGGCTGTCCTTCGTAAAGGAAATGCTTCCGTCCACAAGCGCAGCCGACACGTCATACGGCAGCATATATATGACGAACCGATGCGTGTTCTCGCTGCTCCAGAATCCGTAAGCGCCGTGGTGCGCCACCTTTTTCAACTGTGGCTTGCTTACCTCGAAGTCGGCGGATATTCTGCCTTTATCCTTGTAGGTAAGCTCATCATACAGCCCCATATCCGGGAAACATTCATTTGCTTCTACCAGCCCATCTGAGGTGAGATAAATAAACCGCAGGCCGTTGTCCATCATGTGGACTGCCTGAGGTGAAAGTCCCGAACCTGCCGTTTTAGTGTATTCAAAGGTCAGTCTCATAGTTTAACTCCCTTCGCCCCTTGAAAGCAGCAGTGAGCAGGTGAAGCGGAGCAAATTATTCGAAGTTTTGAATGGCAGTTCAAGCTGGTAGCTTGCTTCAATGGCGGCACCGTTTGCAGGCGGAGTGGTAAACTTCAATCCCGGCACAGTTTTGCCGAGGAAGAAGGTTGTACCGAAAGCCTGCTCGTCGCGGGTATTTGTGCCGGTGGTCAGCGCATACGACCAGTTGTAAGAAGGAATAAATACACGCCAGTATCGAGCCGAAGTCAGGGTAAAGCTCCACACCTGGTTTGTTCTTGTCATACCCGGTACATCTGTCCATGTTGCGTTGTCAGTTGAATACTGAATCTTCAAATTGTCAATCTGAGCTGCAGGAACGGTGTTGACTTCAATCTTCATCCGGTTACATTCCTTCTCATAACCAAAGTCGAAGAATATAGGATTCGCTTCGTTCACCGTACACGATGTGGGATATTGGTTCGCCTCGTAGCAGTCCCACCAGGCAATCGGGTCGCGATAATTCGAACCGCTTTTTGTGGCGGTCTTGAGGTTGCCGAAGCTGACATTGTCCACCCTGCAGGTAAGACCTGCGGTGTGGTAGTTCTCCCGCATATCACAGAAGTTGCTCTCGTAGTCAATCTCATAGTCCGTACCTTTGGTCAGCGCAACGTTGTTGACATATATAGTTTCGGAATTCGGGATGATAAACGGAGCTTTGATGCTGAAGTCTTTCGTGGTGCCGTCACCCGTGGCTATTGCGATTTTTGTAACCTGAACCGGTGGGAACATCGTGTGATTCGGCAGGGATATAGCACCGATGCTGTTGATGCCGATAGTCCTTACTGTATGATTGTTTCGCTCAGTATCAAGCCATGTGATAACCGGGTAGTCAATCCGCCATGTGGTCGCGTTTCGGGTGCAGGCATCCAAGCTTGTGCTTTTTGTTCCATGCTTGTTATTCCACAGATCGTTAGATTTTTGCTGGTTATATCTTGAAAAGGAGATGGTATTGGGGAAAGTGCTGGTTCCCAACAGCCATTTTATGACACCGTTCTGATCGGCGGGAGGATATATGCCATTGTCTCCGAAGCCCGTGCAATTAAATGTCACATAGAAGGTACCCCGGATAATCACCACGGTGCGACACGAGGTCGCACAGATAAATGTTTAGCTACATTAAGTAGTATAAACC
It contains:
- a CDS encoding SHOCT domain-containing protein — its product is MKKELFYKEMLYHASLSPFKAMLENGILSGDDYRVIDTIMRAKYSPIFVEKSYQISLDNKRE
- a CDS encoding phage holin family protein, with amino-acid sequence MKEIWNWIQVAIAAAGGWLGYFLGGWDGFLYALLAFVVIDYITGLMCAVLDKKLSSEVGFRGIFKKVLIFSLVAIGHIIDKSVIGDGSVIRTAVIFFYLSNEGVSILENAAHIGLPVPQKLKDILEQLHNRTEDKK
- a CDS encoding N-acetylmuramoyl-L-alanine amidase, which translates into the protein MNLRKLIFINNACYKVGRTITPKGIMVHSTGANNPNLKRYVGPDDGLLGKNQYNNYWNQDKPDGRQVCVHGFIGKLADGSIATYQTLPWNHRGWHAGGSANDTHIGFEICEDGLTDVSYFSAVYKEAVELCVYLCKQYGLTEKDIICHSEGCKLGIASNHGDVMHWFPKHGKSMDTFRAAVKVGLAATEAPAPVTPTTPKKYYRVQVGAYSVKLNADAMLAKIKAAGFTDAFVKYSE